GGTGTGATGaaccgtttttctccacgaaacaatAACATCAATTTGCTGCACCATttctcaaaacaaaaacaaaggtgAAAGTAGATATTTTCTACCCTGTAAAAACGAGTGTGTTCTGAACAGGTGAAGTCACctaaaaattcgatattttccatagaaattttgagtaaacacaaaaatttctcttcTGAGTCCATCAAGTTATGTGTTCTAGAAAAATTTGGGTGTCACTGCCTTCGACATAAACTCAGAGGCGTCGTAAAGTGTTGGTTATTTTAAAACCTCAGCCTATGTTATTCTTTTACCTGTCATGTGTCGGTCGATGCAGTGGTACCAATTATCATCATTTACTTGGATTTAACACTATTATGATCAAAGTACAAATACTTGGGGAGGTTAGGCAggtcaaggttctgaaagaacaatttcagacaactctgagttgatcaaaAGGTGGTGACACACAAATCGCGACAGCGGCTACGAGATTTCtatgaaaaaggcaacttaacaaaaacaaaattccgaatttttctacaatttcgtacctaggactaaaagtcttttttagcgtgtgagaggttcCTAGAAAGAGCCGAAGGCAAGCAGTCAAAACTATATTTTATCTGCTTGTGCGAGAACCCTACCTCCCTAAAAACATATAGgtaatttgacaaatttgataaatatCTATGCCAGAGTTGCATATGGAATGTCTTATGAGTGAGGTGCGAAATTGTCTATTTTAGCACCTGAACATGATCAAAGAGTGGTGGTTCGAAACTACTAAAATTTCTTCTGATAAATGTGTAACATCAAAAAAGCACATACCAAAGTCGAGTCTAAGATTATGGAATAAGGCAAACCGAAAAGCGTCAATGACTCTAGCCAAAAGAGAGATGATAATTTGGCGTCTGTGATGCCGCTTCGACAGATAGAGGAAGCTTGTGGGAGAGTACTACGACCAATATATGTCCAAGTCGTCAAATAAATTATCTCTCTGCtagccaacgcacttcaagcaaaagtgatcatagtcggcGGCTGCTAAATAGAGTtctatttttgtaagaaaaggttttttttaatgttttacagttgtacacaatgttttacttttactttacttgttttacacactgtcaagtttcagtaccctattcagagtaccactcatgctttgAGTGCGTCGCTCTATCCAATTCAAATAGTTTATTTTTTAAGTATTTCATGAAAACCACGGCGGAGTAAAAGTAAGCCAGTCAAGAGCGCATGTTTGACTAGTGaccttatgtcagtgttcatttgagttaattttcatacagtgtttTAGGtccatttgacgtttcaataatgaaccgctcctgccaggtttTCTTTTACTATGCCGTGATGAAAACCTAATTCAAAATATAGAACCGATAAAgtttgataaaatgttaaacCTTGCGACATTCGATACTTATCGTGCACAGCGTTCTATACATTTGATTATACATATTACACACTCTAGACTAACTACAACTATAATGTTGCATTGTATTCGGAAAATTGTTTACTTCactaaatcaaaaaataattatctttAGCTTATGAGCGATGCAAAACTGATttaaaatatatcaaaattccaaacaatttttccgGATTTCCCATTTTTTATCACACATGCATAACTAAGTTTTTATTGATCAACTTGCACTCTGATGACACTAGCACAATCGTTTTTTTATGTCGTCACCgcaaattaaatggaaattcgtCTTGAATTGCGCAATGATTCGCAACCTTTGTTTCTGCAGCTTGTggttataaaaatgaattacaaAGCGGTTCACGCAGTTCATTATAATTTGTTCGTCGATTGAAACGGTCATCAATATTCAATACGATCTAGTGTATACGAGCTCAGTGCCGGCATCTTATATAGTCAGttaattaaacaaacatttcaattgcAAACGTTGTGTAATATACGTACCAATTTTGTCGcgattcttttttgttgttgttgtgaatATTGTGTTTGTAAGGATATCAATTTCAAAGGTAAAAACATTAATTCAGcgtttttaaaattacaaagtGTGGGTTGTTTCATCTAATTATTTGTGATTGAAACAtcgaattaatttaattattagaCCTATCGGGAtctaaagattttttttttatcaaggAACTAATCCCAAAAGTTTATGCATGCTTGCTGTGAGGAAGCccaattgtttttttctcaCCTTATTACCTCATTCTCTACTTAGCTTTAACAAAGCGCTTACAGATCATCTTCAAACGATACAttcagacgtaacctcacttatgtttcgttaaatgtttcgttcattcatacATGTCACTCTTTTCGAGTCTCCTATCTGGACATTATAGCAAAAATGGTATACGGGTATGTACCCAACAGTgcctattttttagaaacatgtttctaaaagtttcttaaatgtttttcaaagtttctgaaaagtttctccaattttttctttagaaattttagaaactttagaaactttgaaaaacatttggagggattcttttgaatttcgactgaccgaaatcggcgctattttttccgggactttttttatatatgtctagttaggccttggtgcctaggccccaaaaccagtctcagatatttttgatcttccgtacctggctggttgtaagtggccaaaagtcgaaaaatgaggtttcgtagttcggatttcatttcagtaaggtggcgaggacacgggcgtgtatgggttcgttggaaagctgaggtcaagtactcctggggcaaatattaacttcataaaatttgatgataatcggcctaaaatatgacttccggaaaatttctcagaatcgatggaacctccgtgaactttgatgagagctgtgacctcactaatgcaattatttgataaaattattacttattatgaatgtggaaggcctcagctttacagcgatacgcatATTTACTAgttccacattcataataagtaataatttaatcaaataattgcattagtgaggtcacagctctcatcaaagttcacggaggttccatcgattctgagaaattttccggaagtcatattttcggccgattatcatcaaattttatgaagttaatatttgccccaggagtacttgacctcagctttccaacgaacccatacacgcccgtgtcctcgccaccttacggaaatgaaatccgaactacgaaacctcatttttcgacttttggccacttacaaccagccaggtatggaagatcaaaaatgtctgagactggttttggggcctaggcaccaaggcctaactagacatatataaaaaagtcccggaaaaaatagcgccgatttcggtcagtcgaaattcaaaagaatccctcttgaGAAACTGaagaaacttttagaaacatgtttctaaaaaataggccctggtacCCAATCatctcgttttttttactgtgCACCAAATCCATTCTTGTTATCAATACCAAACTGTCAAATGCTCagtttctttcatttcattttcagcaAAATGGGAGCACCAGCAACCAAACGACTACAACAAGACTTGAAACGATTGAGAGAGGAGCCCATCGTCGGGGCCATGGCTCAGCCGGCAAACGATAAAGATATTATGAAATGGCACGGTATCGTTATTGGTACGGACGGGACGTTTTTGGCAGGAATTCCGATTCGTTTTTGTCTCGAATTCGGAAACGATTATCCGAATGCTGCGCCGAACGCATTTTTTGAGACTGAGATTTTTTACCGGAACGGTGCTCAAATGAGGGACTCGAAGGGAAGAATTGCTGTTTGTTTGAgtattttcggaaattttgctCACATTCATACAGAGTGGGCATCGCAGTCACATGGCTGGTCACCGGCATATACTGTTTCTACCATCTTAATCTCAATGCAGGCGTTAATCATGGGCAACATGTTTTCGGAAAAACCGTCGGATGTGGAACGAATGATTAGCAGTGCATTGAAGTATCGATGTGCAGAAACCGGTCACGATGGATCCGACTCTGCAAAATGGTTTCCGCAAGTTATCACCGATCCAGTTGAAGCTGCAAAAATCACCCAAAGATATCGTGAAAAGAATCCTATGTCGAATACCCCGCTGGAAAGATTCTACATTTGCTACGCTAACGGACAGCTGAACGCAAATAATTCTACCATTGGGTATGGCGTGCACGTTGAGAATCCCAGAAACGGAATACTTTCATCACCCTGTGAATATCTCAGCAAGGAATGTTTCGTCAATGGAAACGTCCGTAAAAGTTCGACCAACAAGCCGTTCGAATTCTGGCTACCGATTCTGATCAAAAGTCAAGACTGGTGCGGTCCAAAGAATGTGAAGGCACAATTTCTGTCAGCCGTCAACGCCATATGCGATAAGATTGGCTTCAAGAA
This genomic stretch from Bradysia coprophila strain Holo2 chromosome II, BU_Bcop_v1, whole genome shotgun sequence harbors:
- the LOC119069049 gene encoding uncharacterized protein LOC119069049 — translated: MGAPATKRLQQDLKRLREEPIVGAMAQPANDKDIMKWHGIVIGTDGTFLAGIPIRFCLEFGNDYPNAAPNAFFETEIFYRNGAQMRDSKGRIAVCLSIFGNFAHIHTEWASQSHGWSPAYTVSTILISMQALIMGNMFSEKPSDVERMISSALKYRCAETGHDGSDSAKWFPQVITDPVEAAKITQRYREKNPMSNTPLERFYICYANGQLNANNSTIGYGVHVENPRNGILSSPCEYLSKECFVNGNVRKSSTNKPFEFWLPILIKSQDWCGPKNVKAQFLSAVNAICDKIGFKKEEHVMVFKVCSSLMNSLVVEIMQNKDNATANDKFINGYFSMYRLLQQYGQDNPELIVFSNKSLQLFNKSPEARKKFNTPNVGEFLMHLTTSTTMSWTDISQTFMAECEARNVFWYCIGNNNSRAPHPELSDPNYKGQRSIKVFNATAVSRNLVMFQIKFANVTNFLDMAELDSNYGLAPEILTAELKNLYGQVVAVNDWNAFHDFVGMPRVSVAQRELELVQAVNMSAAQGYHRPGGMGGRRY